The Kitasatospora setae KM-6054 genome contains a region encoding:
- a CDS encoding IS5 family transposase (programmed frameshift): MVDDELWARIEPLLPAWPERSPGPRPVDDRLCLQGILFVLYTGITWQQLPPELGFGSGQTCWRRLGRRQKAGVFEALHRILLAELNAAGLIDWTRARVDASHVRAKKGGEATGPSPVDRRKTGSKHHLISDGGGIPFHVITTAANVNDVTLTLDLVDGIPPVAGRVGHPRKRPDALLGDKGHDSNPNRQELRKRRILPVISRRGEPDIIGLDKLRCVVEQTFAQLHQFKRLAVRWERRLDLHEALVSLACAIICWRRLRRPAQPTRRP; the protein is encoded by the exons ATGGTGGACGACGAGCTGTGGGCCCGGATCGAGCCGCTGCTGCCGGCATGGCCGGAGCGGTCGCCGGGCCCGCGTCCGGTGGACGACCGGCTGTGTCTGCAGGGCATCCTGTTCGTGCTCTACACCGGCATCACCTGGCAGCAACTGCCGCCGGAGCTGGGCTTCGGCTCCGGGCAGACCTGCTGGCGCAGACTCGGCCGCCGGCAGAAGGCCGGGGTGTTCGAGGCCCTGCACCGCATACTCCTGGCCGAGTTGAACGCGGCCGGACTGATCGACTGGACGCGCGCCCGCGTGGACGCCTCCCACGTGCGCGCGA AAAAAGGGGGCGAGGCAACCGGCCCGTCGCCGGTCGACCGCCGCAAGACCGGCAGCAAACACCACCTGATCAGCGACGGCGGCGGCATCCCGTTCCACGTGATCACCACCGCCGCCAACGTCAACGACGTCACCTTGACCCTCGACCTGGTCGACGGCATCCCGCCGGTTGCAGGCCGGGTCGGACACCCCCGAAAGCGCCCCGACGCCCTGCTCGGCGACAAGGGCCACGACAGCAACCCCAACCGCCAGGAACTGCGCAAACGCCGGATCCTGCCCGTCATCTCCCGCCGCGGCGAACCCGACATCATCGGCCTCGACAAGCTCCGCTGTGTCGTCGAGCAGACCTTCGCCCAACTCCACCAGTTCAAGCGCCTCGCCGTCCGCTGGGAGAGGCGCCTCGATCTGCACGAAGCCCTCGTCTCGCTGGCCTGCGCGATCATCTGTTGGCGGCGCCTCAGGCGGCCTGCTCAGCCGACTCGCAGACCGTGA
- a CDS encoding DUF3105 domain-containing protein: MGSASKQSNPTGKQPKPGSKSAQQADRRARIAELRAVEQRRERRNKILTIGISSALVLAMIGGGTWLALDAKDKNDKKAAAAKVAADAAQKAKDDAAKADIPGLQTFGKLTQNHVKTDVKYPQTPPVGGDHDPVWQTCMSNVYDKPVRNENAVHSLEHGAVWVTYNGKATPEDIKTLGDKVKATPYTLMSPYPDEQGTITLTAWSNQLVVDSASDPRVETFLAKFVQGPQTLEQGASCSSGQM; this comes from the coding sequence ATGGGTTCCGCCTCGAAGCAGTCCAACCCGACCGGCAAGCAGCCGAAGCCGGGCAGCAAGTCCGCCCAGCAGGCCGACCGCCGGGCCCGGATCGCCGAGCTGCGCGCCGTCGAGCAGCGCCGCGAGCGCCGCAACAAGATCCTCACCATCGGCATCTCGTCCGCCCTGGTGCTCGCCATGATCGGCGGCGGCACCTGGCTGGCACTGGACGCCAAGGACAAGAACGACAAGAAGGCCGCCGCCGCCAAGGTCGCCGCCGACGCCGCGCAGAAGGCCAAGGACGACGCCGCGAAGGCCGACATCCCGGGCCTGCAGACCTTCGGCAAGCTCACCCAGAACCACGTCAAGACGGACGTGAAGTACCCGCAGACCCCGCCGGTCGGCGGTGACCACGACCCGGTCTGGCAGACCTGCATGAGCAACGTCTACGACAAGCCGGTCCGGAACGAGAACGCCGTCCACTCGCTGGAGCACGGCGCGGTCTGGGTCACCTACAACGGCAAGGCCACCCCCGAGGACATCAAGACCCTCGGTGACAAGGTCAAGGCCACCCCGTACACCCTGATGAGCCCGTACCCGGACGAGCAGGGCACCATCACGCTGACCGCGTGGAGCAACCAGCTGGTGGTGGACTCGGCCAGCGACCCGCGGGTGGAGACCTTCCTCGCCAAGTTCGTCCAGGGCCCGCAGACGCTCGAACAGGGCGCGAGCTGCAGCTCGGGGCAGATGTGA
- a CDS encoding DUF305 domain-containing protein gives MTAAPADGGGQDAHEESTEHGASPAAPRGRRRFWWPAALAAVVALGLAVPALVSGSTPASGSPTAAAPAAPVTGSAEAGFARDMATHHQQAIDMSFLVRDRTQNEEVRGLAFDIINTQANQRGMLMGFLDQWGLSQNTTAKPMTWMNHPYEAHDGALMPGMATNTELDRLRSLSGQDAEVYYLQLMITHHKAGAEMAQAYVDAGTNAPEKRLAQGMVDAQHSEIQLMTDMLAERGARPAP, from the coding sequence GTGACCGCGGCCCCCGCCGACGGCGGCGGGCAGGACGCGCACGAGGAGTCCACGGAGCACGGGGCGTCCCCGGCCGCCCCGCGCGGGCGGCGGCGGTTCTGGTGGCCCGCCGCGCTGGCCGCCGTGGTCGCGCTCGGGCTCGCCGTGCCCGCGCTGGTCTCCGGCAGCACCCCGGCGTCCGGCAGCCCGACCGCCGCCGCCCCGGCCGCGCCGGTCACCGGCTCGGCGGAGGCCGGATTCGCCCGCGACATGGCCACCCACCACCAGCAGGCCATCGACATGTCCTTCCTCGTCCGGGACCGCACCCAGAACGAGGAGGTGCGCGGCCTCGCGTTCGACATCATCAACACCCAGGCCAACCAGCGCGGCATGCTGATGGGCTTCCTCGACCAGTGGGGCCTGTCGCAGAACACCACCGCCAAGCCGATGACCTGGATGAACCACCCGTACGAGGCGCACGACGGCGCGCTGATGCCCGGCATGGCGACCAACACCGAGCTGGACAGGCTCCGTTCGCTCAGCGGCCAGGACGCCGAGGTGTACTACCTGCAGCTGATGATCACGCACCACAAGGCGGGCGCCGAGATGGCCCAGGCGTACGTGGACGCGGGGACCAACGCCCCGGAGAAGCGGCTCGCCCAGGGCATGGTCGACGCGCAGCACTCCGAGATCCAGCTGATGACGGACATGCTCGCCGAACGCGGCGCGCGGCCGGCTCCCTGA
- a CDS encoding MFS transporter gives MAESAVAARLLDSLQLAERPRPRAVARWPHAHWLAVGTVCLGAFLGQLTASVTSLVFPALEGHFAAPFAAVEWVSLAYLLVLVALLAPVGRLSDLVGRKTVYLGGFVVFAAASLGAGLAGNLGVLIGCRAVQAVGGAMMQANSVALVARGVPERAMRTALGVQAAAQALGLALGPTLGGLLVAHASWRWAFWVNVPIGVLGLLAGWFLLPRTFPDGRRPARPERHPERRTEQREGRFDLAGLLLLGGSSTALLLALSAASGLPLPGWAVAVLSAAAAAGTLGLVRQERRADRPIIPPGLVNTPGIRAGLLVALIGYLLLFCPLVLEPVVLVGGGAGATAAGAAITALPAAFALAATAGGALLPRRWSDAARCRCGALTAAAGLLALALLPAPGPWTTAAPLLLTGYGLGLLLPANNALVMRAIPAQSSAVGGGLVNMVRSLGTAFGTALPVLAVHQAGPAAGGRAVPLLLAAVALLAARLCRD, from the coding sequence ATGGCTGAATCCGCGGTCGCCGCCCGCCTGCTCGACTCCCTGCAACTCGCCGAACGCCCCCGCCCCCGCGCCGTCGCCCGCTGGCCGCACGCGCACTGGCTGGCCGTCGGCACCGTCTGCCTGGGCGCCTTCCTCGGCCAACTCACCGCCAGCGTCACCTCGTTGGTGTTCCCCGCGCTCGAAGGCCACTTCGCCGCCCCGTTCGCCGCCGTCGAGTGGGTCTCGCTGGCGTACCTGCTGGTGCTGGTCGCGCTGCTCGCCCCGGTCGGGCGGCTGTCCGACCTGGTCGGCCGCAAGACCGTGTACCTGGGCGGATTCGTGGTGTTCGCCGCCGCCTCGCTCGGCGCCGGACTGGCCGGGAACCTCGGCGTGCTGATCGGCTGCCGGGCCGTGCAGGCCGTCGGCGGCGCGATGATGCAGGCCAACAGCGTCGCCCTGGTCGCCCGCGGCGTGCCCGAGCGGGCGATGCGCACCGCGCTCGGCGTGCAGGCCGCCGCCCAGGCGCTCGGCCTGGCGCTCGGCCCGACCCTCGGCGGCCTGCTGGTCGCGCACGCCTCCTGGCGCTGGGCGTTCTGGGTCAACGTGCCGATCGGCGTGCTGGGCCTGCTGGCCGGCTGGTTCCTGCTGCCCCGGACCTTCCCCGACGGCCGCCGCCCCGCCCGCCCGGAGCGGCACCCGGAGCGGCGTACGGAGCAGCGCGAGGGCCGGTTCGACCTGGCCGGCCTGCTGCTGCTGGGCGGCTCCTCCACCGCGCTGCTGCTCGCGCTCTCCGCCGCCTCCGGCCTGCCGCTGCCCGGCTGGGCGGTCGCCGTCCTGTCGGCCGCGGCCGCCGCCGGGACGCTCGGCCTGGTCCGGCAGGAGCGCCGGGCGGACCGTCCGATCATCCCACCGGGCCTGGTCAACACCCCCGGCATCCGGGCCGGCCTGCTGGTCGCGCTGATCGGCTACCTGCTGCTGTTCTGCCCGCTGGTGCTGGAGCCCGTCGTCCTGGTCGGCGGGGGCGCCGGCGCCACCGCCGCGGGCGCCGCGATCACCGCGCTGCCCGCCGCGTTCGCCCTCGCCGCCACGGCCGGCGGCGCCCTGCTGCCGCGCCGCTGGAGCGACGCCGCCCGCTGCCGCTGCGGCGCCCTCACCGCCGCCGCCGGACTGCTCGCCCTGGCCCTGCTGCCCGCCCCCGGCCCGTGGACGACCGCCGCGCCGCTGCTGCTCACCGGCTACGGCCTGGGCCTGCTGCTGCCCGCCAACAACGCCCTGGTGATGCGGGCGATACCCGCGCAGAGCTCGGCCGTCGGCGGCGGACTGGTCAACATGGTGCGCAGCCTGGGCACCGCGTTCGGCACCGCCCTGCCGGTGCTCGCCGTCCACCAGGCCGGCCCGGCGGCGGGCGGCCGGGCCGTCCCGCTGCTGCTCGCGGCGGTCGCGCTGCTGGCCGCCCGGCTCTGCCGGGACTGA
- a CDS encoding DUF7878 domain-containing protein, translating to MRIDYHGINAADLRGSTIADYLVNIEADFELSDEAGVIYSEFAFPIAELARELARWIAQGEDVATDFSFSSLSFPEPGSVTITRSGSGWTAGSMFADDRTPAPVPWAVLARGIEGFVEDVRKDVAALGIDPSFIGATRD from the coding sequence ATGAGAATCGATTACCACGGCATCAACGCGGCCGATCTGCGCGGATCAACGATCGCCGACTACCTCGTCAACATCGAAGCGGACTTCGAACTGAGCGACGAGGCCGGGGTGATCTACTCGGAATTCGCCTTCCCGATCGCGGAACTCGCGCGGGAGCTGGCGCGATGGATCGCCCAGGGCGAAGACGTGGCAACGGACTTCTCCTTCTCGTCGCTCTCGTTCCCCGAACCGGGATCCGTCACGATCACCCGAAGCGGTTCGGGCTGGACGGCGGGGTCGATGTTCGCCGACGACAGGACTCCGGCGCCCGTCCCGTGGGCTGTCCTCGCACGCGGCATCGAAGGGTTCGTGGAAGACGTGCGCAAAGACGTCGCCGCCCTGGGAATCGATCCGAGCTTCATCGGCGCGACCCGGGATTGA
- a CDS encoding MarR family winged helix-turn-helix transcriptional regulator: MSSQPQPVPHPSDPADTADDALAGAQQLTDVITRLRRALRSSIRSEFPWEALPMAQVELLQTLAPAPLRVGELATRQRLAPNTVSGLISKLLDAGLVDRQPDPGDRRTARIALTEAGHQQLRDWQNAHERRLATALETLTPTDRAAVMLALPGLDRLAHSLAGTDLLR; this comes from the coding sequence ATGTCCTCGCAGCCCCAGCCCGTCCCGCACCCGTCCGACCCTGCGGACACGGCCGACGACGCACTCGCCGGGGCCCAGCAGCTCACCGACGTGATCACCCGGCTGCGCCGGGCGCTGCGGAGCTCGATCCGCTCCGAATTCCCCTGGGAGGCACTGCCGATGGCCCAGGTCGAACTGCTCCAGACCCTCGCACCCGCCCCCCTGCGGGTCGGCGAACTGGCCACCCGCCAGCGCCTCGCCCCCAACACCGTCAGCGGCCTGATCTCCAAGCTCCTGGACGCCGGCCTGGTCGACCGCCAACCCGACCCCGGCGACCGCCGCACCGCCCGGATCGCCCTCACCGAAGCCGGCCACCAACAGCTCCGGGACTGGCAGAACGCCCACGAACGCCGCCTCGCCACCGCCCTCGAAACCCTCACCCCGACCGACCGCGCCGCCGTCATGCTGGCCCTCCCGGGCCTCGACCGCCTCGCCCACTCCCTGGCCGGCACCGACCTGCTCCGCTGA